The Ascochyta rabiei chromosome 12, complete sequence DNA window CGCTTCCAACACATCCCCTTCCTCCCCCTCAACTCACGTCTCAAACACTACGGTCGGCTTCCTGATGCCGTGCCACTCCACACCCTGGCGCAGCCATCTCGTGTACGCAGAAATCAACGCGTGGGCGCTGACGTGCGAACCGCCTCTACACGTGCCTCTGGCCGAAAGAGCCACGTATCTAGACGAGGCAGACGAGTTCTACATCAATCCTGGTCCTCAGCGTTGGCTGAGAGACAACATGGAGTCGGTCCAGACCGTCACCGCGGGCGGGAGCCGCAGCGGACAATTCTGGACGCAGCATGATCCCAAGTTCAAGGCCAAGTACCGACGGCCGTGGCCGCAGAATCTGGTCTTCTTCGAGGCGTTGGAGGCGGAGATGAAGACTGTGTTGGGCGAGAGTAGGTATAGGGAGTGCTGGAGGGGGTTCAATAGCCATTTTCACGATGACTCGAGGAGGGTCGGGGATGTGATTGTGTGGTGTTTGGATGAGTAGGGTGGACGGGCATGTAGGTAGTGTACGATAAGGGTGTACGGCATAATAGACAAGTTGTTACGACAAGCTTTGCAATCTTGGTATCAAACTTGCGCCAGGACGCACTGTAGAAGGTGAACTAAAACAAGGCTTTCGACGCAACgctcaacaaccacgcagcATCCTGCCAGCCACCCGCCTCCTGTCCCTCTGGCGGCTTCGGCACATCCATCTTGACCTCCCCACCCTCATCGCCAGCTTGATCGTGCACGCTCAGCGCACTGGCAGCAACGATGCTCTCCCTCTCCATCTTCCGTCTCTTCGCCTCCACCTCCCTCATCAACTTCGCCTCGTCCCTGGTCAGGCTCGGCGCGTGCTCTGCGCCgccatcctcctcctcgtcgcTCGACACCTCGCCATCTTCGTCGACGGAGAACAGCGTCCATCCGATCAGCGCATCCATCCACCCGCCCAGCCCGAATCCGCGCTCGCGCGCCAGCCGCGCCAcctcttcctcgtcgtcgggaccctcgtcctcgtctgCTTCGACGAAATCGGGCTCGATGGGCGCCTCGTCACCGTCCGTGTCGAGACTGTGCCGTGCCGACGAGGAAGGGAGGCCGGACATGGCGAGGTCGATGCGCGAGCCGACGCGGCTCCCTCTGCGGCTCTGGCGCGCGCTGGGGACGCGGCTGCCGATTCGGCTTTGCAGTCTGCTTCCCGCGCGGCTCATGCGCGGCGAGAAGGTCGGGTAGTCGCCCTGGTTGGTGTCGGGCATGTGTTCGCCGGACAGCAGGGCTTTGTGCCGTGCGTCGTGCGAGGCGTGGTGCTCGAAGTCGTTGCTCTGTCCGACGAGAGACGTCGAGCTCTCTCTTCGTACTAGCCAGCCCTGGCCTCGAGCGTCGCGTGTTTCGCCGGCGATGGCGAGGCCGGCGCGGTGGAGCCAGTCGTCGTTGCTTTCGCTGGTGTGGTGTCGGTGGAGGGGCATGCGGAGAGGGAGTGGGGCGGTGTGTTTGCGTGTGTGGTGTTTCTTGTGTTCAAGCGGCCCCGTCGGTTCTGCAAAGCTCACACCAGGGTGCAGAGTGTTTGTGCTCTTCGCTTTTGGAATGTCGCCTGCATCTCTTACGTCGCTCCTCTCAGACATGAAGTAGCTGTCGTAGGCATATGCTTTCGAACGACGGCCATTGCGAGATGCGCTCCTGCTTTGAGAGAGGCTGAGTATGCCTGGTGTAGTCGGCGCCGACTTTTGGGCGATGTAGGATGTGCGCGGTGTGCGTGTGCCGCTCACGTCCTCGTCTGGCGTGGAGGGTACGGAGGCATCGAGTGGATATTTGGAGCTGAGGGGTGCGAGAGAGAGATTGTGGAGGTTAGGGTAGGATCGTCGTGATCGAGAGGTAGATGGAGAGCGTGGAGCGTCCATTACTGCAGTACTGCTATAGTTCAATTGTGTCAATGAGCACCATTCACGTCTATAAAAGAGGTAAGCTCATGTGGAGTGACCGAGGTACGATAGCCAAGTTATCGTGATAGAGCACGGGACTCTGGGGAAAAGCCGTGTTAGTACGAATGGAGTTAGTGGATGATCATGTGCTGATGCACGTGAAAGTGGCCATGGACACTTGGGCATCGTATGAAATTCCTCGTGGTTATCTTTGTATTCGGGAACGCCTGGGGAACGGTATGTAAGGCAAGGCAAGATCGGCTCAAGCTGTCAACGTCTCCGCTAGCAGCGTATGGATGAGGCTGCACGTGTCGCTGGAAGCCACACGTTGCCTAGATTCTCATTTCCCAGGATCTGTACATGCGAGGCTGCAACTAGGTAACTAATGCAGCTGTACGAGAGCTACATCAGAGCTACATCCCGTGCATGTGTGTCAGTGTGGTTGCAGCGAGTCAAACGACGCGGAACGCACAACGCTGCACCGCTGCACCGCTGCAAGAATTTTCGGGGTCTCAGTCTCGGTACCGAGACGATGTTGAGACCAGACCGGCTTGCTCCGCGTCGTGCCACGGCGGGGTGATCAAGGCGAGAAGTTCGGTGCGAGCCGCTTGGCGCCCCTCTGCTTTGTGAATGGAATGTGAATACTGCTGTGCAATGCCGCGCACGTGCTGCATTGTCTCCTGGGCCACAAGAGCCTCACTGTACAAATGCTGCACGTCGCTGAAAGGAGACTCACAATTTCGACATGTTCCTGCACAAAAGGTCGGACTTAACGGGCGGGTAGTGACGCACGTATCCGCTTGGCGAGTCATCTCCTAGGCAAGCGCGGGCCTCGCGCATAAGTGGACAAATTCCGTGGAACTGCTAGACTGGAACCACAACCCGCCCGACCACTGACCTCCCACAACACCGCTCTGCCCACTTTCATAAATCACAAACCGCCTTTCCCTGCGGTTCAGTAACTGTTCGCTACCACTTCACACGCCCACACACGAACACGCACGCGCCTGGGGTTTGAGGCTGAATCCACCAccctccaccacctccacTCCACCAACACTATGAATCTCGCCTCTTCGCCCTCCCGCAAGAAGCAAATACAATGTCTGCTTTAACTTCGAGCTGACCGCAGAGTAAGTTTCCAGCCCCTTCTCCTGCGCGGTTTTGTTGTTGCATtcattgttaccttttgtGGTGCGCCGCCATTATGCACATATCTGGCCAGGCGCGCTCCGTGGTCGCAGCATTATGGGCGAACACCGTAAACCAACACGATAGAGGCGTTCAGAGACTGGATCATACAGCCCGGCCTGTATCAAATATCATTCCAGCGAGTGTTCCTGACCAAATTCCAGTCCTTCTGTCGGCCTCTGCCCGATTCCTCTGCACACGACCAATTTCCACTCTTGAACCCCCTACTCAACTCACACGCGACCACCCTCTCACAACCTCAAAATCTCCTACAACCGACTGTCACGACTGCCGAGCCAGTACACGAGTTTACAGTGGTTGCTAGACTTGCGTAATTACTGCAAATCGACCGCAGGATAGAAACGCTGAGCGTTAAACCCCTGCACATCAACGACACCACGCGTAAACTTTTGACCAAGGCTACGCATCTCACAATGGCTACCCCAAACATTGGTTCTAATGATGCTGCTGGCTATGTCGCCCAGTTCACCATGATGGAGAAGGTCAAGCAATACCTCGAGGCTCTCAACATTGCTGTAAGCGAGAAGCTCCATATCCATGCAGCTACTGTCCACCACGAAGACCTGCCGCATGATAATGTGGACAGCTCGATTGCATCAACGACCGAAACTGGCACGCTCACTCCAGCGTCTGTTCGGTCCGTAGTCCCTGATCGCCTCCACATGCGCATCCCACCCTCGAACTACGGCGCTGTCATCCCTGGAAGCATCTATCGCTGCAGCTATCCTGAGCCGGCCAACTACGAATTTATCAAGGATCTCAAAATCCAGAGTATCCTGACCCTGGTACCTGAGCCTATTGCCCCCGAATACCAATCATTCATGGACAACTCTGGCATCCAGCATTTCCGGGTCCACATCCGTGCGAACAAGGGCGAGGTGCGCGTTGACTCCTGCGAGATGCAGCGTGCTCTACGTTTGATTATGGACCGTTCCAATCACCCCATCATGATTCATTGCAACAAGGGCAAGCACCGCACCGGCTGCACCGTTGCATGCTTCAGGCGTATCTGTGGTCTTGACATGGACACTATTCGCGAGGAATACCATACGTATGCTGGAAAGAAGGCGCGTTTCCTCGACGAAGTGTTCTTCGAGAACTTTGACCTCAATCTCGTCATGTGGATGGCTCGGCAAGAAAAGTGGGCTGGCACGAAGATTGAGTGCGGATCGGGGCTGGAGTGCAAGCACGAGCATGAAGAGGTCACCAAGGCCGTCGAGAACGCACCCCTCTCGCCTCCAACTACACCAGTCATGTGTCTGGCGGTGCCGgaacctctaccctaggccCTATTCTTTATCATCACGTTTACACTCGGCGTTTAACGGATACGGCATACCCTACTCTATACTACGTTGAATTATTTGCTTTTTAAAAGGCGTTATGGATAAAAGGGATGCATTACCACATGTACACTGGATACAGGAAAATGGCGTTTCAAAGGAACGAGAGCCAACTCTCCCACATCACGCCAGATGTTTTGTTTACAATATCTCACAGTCTGCCCAGAAAACTCTCGGTGAAGAGCTGGCGACTAGTGTTACCCATACGAACGGGAATTGCGTATTTTGTCTTGTGAAATAGCAAACCCTAGTCCTATCAATTCGACTATTCACATTACCCCGTTCAGTTGCGGTCCGTTTCGAAAAGCTACTAGTCAGGTTCTATAGGCAGCGATTACGAAGGTCGGGGCAGATGCGCAGTGTTCACAAAAAAATCACCCGGCAGTTTTGCACACCTCGTTGAAGCTTACAGGTTCTCTGCCCGAGGTTGCCAACCGTCTCCTGCCTCCGCGTCTAGACGAGCACATGACGAGAGGCTGTCGCAACATGTCCTTGGCATAGCTGCGACATCTCGGCTTGGATGGTTGCTTGTCCCAGTTCCGTACCTTCCTCTCAGGGTGCGTAACATTGTCTGGCGGAGTGGTCGGTTCTTTGGAACCTAGGCATAGTAGAGTCTCTATCTCTGTCATGGGTGGAAGCCGCAGTACCGACGTGTCAGTAGGCTCGTCGCAATTGACACCGTGACCTGCAACAACTGTGTTATCCAACCGATTCGACCACGTCCGCAGTAGTGTGGATCGTCCTTCTGACTCCTGCTGGTATTCATGTGAAAGGTTCTCAATGTCGACATCGATGCGGTAGGCGTCTTGCCATCTCCTTCTCTCGGCTTCCCAGTCAATGTCTGTATTAGATCAGTCCACCATGGAGCATTGGGGACACCTTCGAAGCGTACCTTTGCTACATATCTTCCGGTAGATGATGGCGGCTAGGGACCATCTTCTGTCAATGCTGCCGATGGTGACGATGATTCCCAGTGCAGCGAATACGGCGGACAGTAGCTGGAGTATGAACTCTATGGTCTCCATGATGGTTGGTATGTTGTGTTGTGCTGTGGGTGCGGGTGTGTGATTGGCTGGGAAGATGCAGCCTTTCGAGTGACAAGTTTCGACGAACAGAAGGGATTAGGGGGTTTGATGCAACGAGAAGACAGTTTTGGAAGTTGAGTATCTACAGCGGACAGGCGTCGAGAGCATCTTAAATGCCAGGCATGGCTAAGCCCGTTTAAACCAAACTCGGACCTGGCCGTTTCAATACTAGCTTTGCTGCGCCGCACGATCAGCAGAGCCTGCACCCAATCCAATCACTCTATTGACTTTGATAGCGCCCGTCCGTGCAACTTTTTGTGTAAAATATTCCTAACCTGCGACAAGATCTCCCAGGGCCCCTTCTATTCAGTCAATCCCTCCACAAACATCAATTGACAACAACCAGGCCCCTTGTTAGATTGCAGACGTTGTAATAGAGTCCGGCATCCAGGTGTGGAAAGGCGGTCTCATGTCACTGAGTGTGATGCATGAGACCGTTCTGCACGTCGCGCAGATGCGTCCGAAATCCTGGAAAGTGGGTGGGATGCTGACTGGCCGTCCGCGCAGAGGAAGCAGCGCGCTGGTCCCCGTCCCATAGTCTCCTATACCGTCGCCGATTCGCGTATTCGAATTTCATCAAGCTGCGTTGGGGCGAGCTTCTGAGAACCAATCTGTTGGTTTCTGAAATAACTGCTTTGTATTCACTCAGTGACGGATTGCGTTCCAAGGTTGATTACCAGCGTCCAGCGAGCATGGCTACCACTGTCTTCACCCGGCAACAGAATGTGATGTCACTGGTGCCGCTCTGAAAAATCTGGAGTTGCGAATGCTTAGTGAAATTGAGGAATGGGAGTACTCCATGGCCGTATTCTGGCGCAATGCCTTGTCGGCCTTGTCGATGTTTGACGATTACATCAGCCTCGAGGACGCCGGTGTGTAAATGGGTAGGAGTCGTAGTTTGGTCGTTCTTCGAGACTCTTTGTTACAAGCCCTATTACCAGAGCGCTGCACTAGCACGTTTGGAAGGAGCAAATCTGCAGTATTATAGTATGCTGCCCAGACCACAAGGAGGATTTCTCCAGGTGCGGTTTGGGCTGGAGACAGAACTGTAGAAGCGGCTTGCTAACGCTATCTGTAATTTTCTCACTTCGCAAATTACAAAGTGAATGTAACGACAGATCTGCAATATGGCCATCATGGGTATTGTGTCGTGCACTGTTTCTGCAATCCGCTGACGCCAAAAGACACATCCATTCAATACACCAGACATAACCTCATAGACCCAGCAGTTCCAAGTCCTCAGCTTGTTTATCAAAATAACTCGTATTCCTCTGTCCCAAGAATCTCATATACGGATATCTCGACACTTGTCTTGGCCATTCGCAATGATGCCTCAGATGATGTGGCACATTTCTATAGATACCCTCAATCCAGCTCATCACCGCCGTTGGTGCGTTGATACCTTCGAAGCCGACCCGTTCGAGGTATAGGATTGGTGTGAGGATGGCTTGAACGGCGATGAAGTGCGCTTGCAATATCTGAGCAATGCTGTTGTTCGGGTCAATGAAGGCTTGGAATTCGTCGTTCGACCAGCGAGAGGGTATGTTGTAGAGCGTGACGAAGGATGTGTATGCGTCAATCGGACGATCGTATGCGTTCTGTATAGTGGTGTCGAGGGCGGACCGGTAGGCGTGTTCGAAGGGGGACATGTTGAGGTATCCAATTGAGGAAAGAGAGGTAGCAGCTAGGTCAAGGTCTCCCTGGTTGAGGCAGCTGAATGGAGGAGCGGTGCCGATTCGGTGCTTCATCTGCTGAAGGTGGCTGTCTTCGCCAAAGGCCTTGTGAAGTCAGAAACAGTGCGCTTACTGTTGGATGCGGAAACATCGGCTAACCTCAGTTATTGAAGACGAAGgacctactttaaagggtgaATCTGAGCCCAATGACAATCCATCACTGGCGATCAAGTTACAGCCTCGAACCATAGTCAAAAACTCAGCGAGGCCATCTTGGAGATGGCTTGACTGGAAGGCAAGCGCCAATGCAGCAGCCATTCTGGCATCTTGTTCGCTCTTCGACTTTGGCGGTACTGACAATGCTTCGTTGAGAGATTTGACAGCTAGAATACGATGCTGTATTGCCTGCTCGGCAACACTGATGCTCGATACAGCGTCCAAGTGCGAGGCGGCCAATGCAAGGATCGAGTGCATGAGGTACTCATACTGCATAAGTCAGCATGTTTCTTAAGTGCGTTGAGTGCGGCTGCAGGTAGATCCGAATCACATGAGGCACCGTTCTCAGTTCGCTAGCAGTAGAATATGCAGGGATCACTTACGTTGTGTGCAAAACCCGGGATCACAGTGACCCAGATCTTGTCGGCACCAACAGGTATATGTGGATACGCAGTGATAATAAAATGGTGGAACAAGCGCATGTCGGCCATTGTCTGACACCATCAGATCTTATTATAATTGTGTGGACCTTTCGATATCACTTACAAAAATGCCAGGCGTCGAACGTAAATTTACTGCCTCTTGTGGATGTGAAGGTCTCGTCGATCTCTGCATAAGCTGTATGATGTTGGCAGGGTAGTCACACTGTAGCCCTGCTTTGACGCAGTGGGCGCATCTTGGATGCTTCTCGTTGCATTTGATTCTACGTCTCTTGCAGTTGAAGCACCCACGACGTGACTTGGTGTGTCCTTTCCTTGGTATTGGTTTGCGAGGATGTGATGGCATGTGACCTATTCTGTAGTCTGAAGCCATTGGAGAGTCGCTCGACGTACTTGACGAATCTCGCATGATGTTATTCTAAAGAAGATATCACGATTTTCATATGAATCGTACTCAGTACGTAAGACACGAGTGACCTTCCGCTGAGAGAGTATATAGTATTCCTATTTGTGACACGCAATGACCCATGTCGAACGGTTCATAAAATCCGGGGCTTAGACCGTGAGCGATGAGCGAAACCCCCCAGGTCAGAGGAGGATAAGTGTGCGAGCTGAAGACGCCTGACTCACAGCCCTACGCGGTAAGAACCGAATGTTCCAGCGAATGACGGGATAGCTCGCTAAGGCTTGTAAGCACCCGAGTTCTTTGATTGAAGTGAAGTCGGCCAAGCTTCCATTGGTACCCAGCTGGGATACCTCACCGGTGAGCGGCCAATGGTCGGTGGCTTGGAGGCTGTGCAGCTTCGGTAAGTCAACTTACACGACGCAGAAACGCCTTATGATTTATTTAGGCTGCCTTTGCGAACAAGTGATCAGCGTTGCAACAGCCTCGACTTAAGAACGCACGTCGGCGCCATCAAGGTGACACGAGAAAGCAGCATCGCTAGAACATCATACTCTTCCTTGCTTCTATTTGGCGGACTGTTCTTGTGATCTGGATGTGATAAGACTTGCCAAGCAGTGTGATGTGCACCAAGCCGGTGGAAGATGGTTATGGAGCATCTTGAAATTATAGGAGCATAGCGATGTGGAATTAAAATTTTCAGCTGGCACCATGGGCATCACAACTAGTGTTCTAACTGATTTCTTTTTGTCTGTGGTTGATGATGTTGTGATACAACCTTGTCAGAGAGATCGAAAGGCCGCAGATAGTATGCTGCCAAGCCGCTAAACCCTGATCGGAGTGAAAGACCCCGCAGTCCCAATCACTCCATCGTGCATGTGTGATGCACTACGAATACTATATCGAGACACGTTACGAGATTACAACGACTGGAAGAAGCCCGGAGCATGTCCGTCATTGAAATCACTCAGCTTCGTCTGAAAGGGCTGACCGTCGATGAGCCAGAGTTGCTCAAGAGCCTGTCGCTGGTCCGAGGTCAACTGCGAACCAACTCGCGTTTCTTTAGCTGCATCGAAGATTCAAGCCTCATCTTTATTTTTGGTGTCTGGCCAAGCCTAGATGCGCACCTGGAGTTCCTGGCTTCTCCAGCACGGGACGAGGTTTTGGGTCCGCAAGAAGACATACTCGACTTTCGGTGGACAGTACACCTAGAGCTAGATTCCG harbors:
- a CDS encoding Protein-tyrosine-phosphatase; the encoded protein is MATPNIGSNDAAGYVAQFTMMEKVKQYLEALNIAVSEKLHIHAATVHHEDLPHDNVDSSIASTTETGTLTPASVRSVVPDRLHMRIPPSNYGAVIPGSIYRCSYPEPANYEFIKDLKIQSILTLVPEPIAPEYQSFMDNSGIQHFRVHIRANKGEVRVDSCEMQRALRLIMDRSNHPIMIHCNKGKHRTGCTVACFRRICGLDMDTIREEYHTYAGKKARFLDEVFFENFDLNLVMWMARQEKWAGTKIECGSGLECKHEHEEVTKAVENAPLSPPTTPVMCLAVPEPLP